One region of Zingiber officinale cultivar Zhangliang chromosome 7B, Zo_v1.1, whole genome shotgun sequence genomic DNA includes:
- the LOC122004437 gene encoding uncharacterized protein LOC122004437 produces MESERILSYDKDNTERKQLVLDLIDEERAKATVRLMAYRQRMKQNYIKRVIPRAFQVGDLVWKKVKPIDDVSKLEAPWVGPFKVVEKLRSGAYYLEYQDGRRLERPWSANHL; encoded by the coding sequence ATGGAGTCCGAGCGGATATTGAGCTACGACAAGGACAACACAGAACGGAAGCAGCTGGTGCTGGATTTGATtgatgaggagcgagccaaagcaaCCGTCCGACTAATGGCATACCGGcaaaggatgaagcagaattacatcAAGCGAGTAATCCCCagagcgttccaggtcggcgacctggtGTGGAAGAAGGTAAAGCCGATCGATGATGTTAGTAAGCTGGAGGCCCCATGGGTTGGTCCCTTTAAGGTCgttgagaagctccgatcgggcgccTACTACCTCGAATATCAAGACGGACGACGGCTGGAACGGCCATGGAGCGCTAATCATCTCTAG